AGGTCGCCGACGATGCGGAAGAGGTTGTCGACCTCGTCCGGGTCGAGGGCGGCGGACGGCTCGTCCATCACGATCAGCCGTACGTCGTGGGAGAGCGCCCGCGCCATGGAGACGATCTGCTGCTGCGCCGCCGACAACTCGCCGACCAGGCGGGCCGGGTCGATCTCCGGATGCCCAAGTCGCTTCAGGCGAGAGGCAGTTGATGAACGCGCCACCTTGCCCCGTACGACGAAACCGGCGGCCGTGGGTTCATGGCCGAGGTGGACGTTCTCGGCCACCGACAGGTGCTCCACCAGGTCGAGTTCCTGGTAGATGGTGGCGATGCCCAGGCGCATGGCGGCGATGGGCGAACGGAGCGTGACCGGCTCGCCGCGCCAGTGGATCGTGCCGGTGTCGGGCTGGTGGGCGCCGGCCAGGACCTTGATGAGGGTGGACTTGCCGGCGCCGTTCTGGCCGAGCAGGCAGTGCACTTCACCGGCCTGGACGTCGAGGTCGACGCCGTCGAGGGCGCGGACTCCGGGGAACGACTTGGTGATGCCGGACATGCTGAGCAGCGGTGGTTCTGATGCCATGAGGTCCCCTTGGCGGGCGTGCGGGCCGCATCAGGGCAGCCGCAGAGCAGGGCAGGGCAGAGCAGGGAGCCGTACTGGTGTGATCCGTGCTGAAGTCGGTGCTTACGCGGGTGAGAACAGGTGGTCGCTGATGAGCCGGGCCGCGCCGATGACTCCGGCGGTGGGGCCCAACTCCCCCAGAACGATGGGCAGGTTGCCGGTCGCCAGGGGCAGCGACTGGCGGTAGACCTGGGTGCGGATCGCGGCGAGCAGGGTGTGGCCGAGGCCGGTCACCCCGCCGCCGATCACCACCAGGCCGGGGTTGAAGAAGCTGACGAGTCCGGCGATGACCTGGCCGACGCGGTTGCCGCCCTCGCGGATCAGGTCCAGGGCGGTGGCGTCGCCCGCGGCGGCCGCGGCGGCGACGTCCACGGCGGTCAGGGTGCCGTTCGCCGCCAGCCGGGAGGCGAGTTCCTCCGACCGCCCCTGCTGGGCCGCCTCCACGGCGTCCCGGGCGAGGGCCGCCCCGCTGAAGTGGGCCTCCAGGCAACCCCGGTTGCCGCAGGCGCAGGGGCGGCCGTCGGGCACGGCCTGGATGTGCCCGATGTCGCCCGCGCTGCCCGTGACACCGCGGTGGACGTCACCGCCGGCGACGATGCCGCAGCCGATGCCGGTGCCGATCTTGACGCAGAGGAAGTCGCCCACGGAGCGTGCGACGCCCGCGTGCTGCTCCCCCATCGCCATGAGGTTCACGTCGTTGTCGACCATGACCGGGCAGCCGAGTTCCTGACTGAGCGCCTCCCGCACGGGGAAGCCGTCCCAGCCCGGCATGATCGGCGGAGCCACGGGGACGCCCTCGGGGAAGCGGACCGGTCCGGGGACGCCGATGCCGGCGCCGTCGTACCCCTCCGCGAGCCCGGAGGCCCTCAACTTCGCTGCCATGGACAGGACTTGCTCGAAGACCGCGACCGGGCCCTCGCGGACGTCCATGGGCTGGTTGAGGTGTCCCAGGATC
Above is a window of Streptomyces sp. DT2A-34 DNA encoding:
- a CDS encoding ROK family transcriptional regulator, producing the protein MTARPANAHQARLLKLLRDGGPNSRAQLGDQVDLSRSKLAVEVDRLLETGLVVADGLAASRGGRRSHNVRLNPGLRFFGVDIGATSVDVAVTNAELEILGHLNQPMDVREGPVAVFEQVLSMAAKLRASGLAEGYDGAGIGVPGPVRFPEGVPVAPPIMPGWDGFPVREALSQELGCPVMVDNDVNLMAMGEQHAGVARSVGDFLCVKIGTGIGCGIVAGGDVHRGVTGSAGDIGHIQAVPDGRPCACGNRGCLEAHFSGAALARDAVEAAQQGRSEELASRLAANGTLTAVDVAAAAAAGDATALDLIREGGNRVGQVIAGLVSFFNPGLVVIGGGVTGLGHTLLAAIRTQVYRQSLPLATGNLPIVLGELGPTAGVIGAARLISDHLFSPA